A section of the Clostridium sp. TW13 genome encodes:
- a CDS encoding FtsK/SpoIIIE domain-containing protein, giving the protein MIPAIALVPVAVGLGSYASYLYKSTAYIRRFKEDFNNIMIATGIENKNHETFKIVDIHSKNYGLEVFLNVPDGLSIEHLNNKLNILQDNFNGIVELEKDRFKNYIQLDLITKDIAKYQFTPVKAKESELSLGKDYKGRDFLLDVNKNPHLGIFGTTGSGKSFLLASILSNLLYNSADMVDIYLNQVVKSELACFRDCKGVKFTATTFLEVDLILDKIRLILENRSELFDVYGIRNITQYNKHYPKRKLKRIYFVIEEISFFMEEGFQYIWNNLLLIAKAGRALGIHLICASQRAVATEINPTFKQQLTKVCLQMSSLDSVNILGVGDAKDLKEREILILTTKGFIRTSSPWIDEDYRILHNFIKEIHIPNHDKKEPTKPVLLLSSPATKKKDSKDITIVDVPFKEEPPKDKKKRKGEIDIDEWSDF; this is encoded by the coding sequence ATGATACCAGCTATTGCATTAGTGCCAGTTGCAGTTGGGTTAGGGAGTTATGCTAGTTACTTATATAAAAGTACAGCATATATTAGAAGGTTTAAGGAAGATTTTAATAACATTATGATAGCTACAGGAATAGAAAACAAAAACCATGAAACATTTAAAATAGTAGATATTCATTCTAAAAATTATGGATTAGAGGTATTTTTAAATGTACCAGATGGCTTATCTATAGAACATTTGAATAATAAGCTGAATATTTTACAAGATAATTTTAATGGAATTGTAGAGTTAGAAAAAGATAGATTTAAAAATTATATACAACTAGATTTAATAACTAAAGATATAGCCAAGTATCAATTTACGCCAGTTAAAGCTAAAGAAAGTGAACTGTCATTAGGCAAGGACTATAAAGGACGAGATTTCCTTTTAGATGTAAATAAAAACCCACATTTAGGTATATTCGGGACTACTGGAAGTGGCAAAAGTTTCTTACTAGCAAGTATTTTAAGCAACCTTTTATACAATTCTGCTGATATGGTAGACATTTATTTAAATCAAGTTGTAAAGAGCGAACTAGCTTGTTTTAGGGATTGCAAGGGCGTTAAATTCACAGCAACTACATTTTTAGAAGTAGATTTAATATTAGATAAGATACGCCTAATATTGGAGAATAGAAGTGAGTTATTCGATGTATACGGAATTAGAAATATAACTCAATACAATAAGCATTATCCTAAGCGGAAATTAAAACGAATATATTTCGTCATAGAAGAAATTAGTTTCTTTATGGAGGAAGGATTTCAGTATATATGGAATAACTTATTATTAATTGCCAAAGCTGGGAGAGCATTGGGTATACATCTTATTTGCGCTAGTCAGAGAGCGGTGGCAACCGAAATTAATCCAACATTTAAGCAACAACTAACTAAAGTTTGCTTACAAATGTCTTCTTTAGATTCAGTTAATATATTAGGCGTAGGTGATGCCAAAGACCTTAAAGAAAGAGAAATTCTAATTTTAACAACTAAGGGATTTATAAGGACGAGCTCACCATGGATAGACGAAGATTATAGGATCCTGCATAATTTCATTAAAGAAATTCACATTCCCAACCATGATAAAAAAGAGCCTACCAAACCAGTTTTATTATTATCTAGTCCGGCTACAAAGAAAAAGGACAGTAAAGATATTACCATTGTAGATGTACCATTTAAAGAAGAACCCCCAAAAGATAAAAAGAAACGCAAAGGCGAAATAGATATTGACGAATGGAGTGATTTCTAA
- a CDS encoding helix-turn-helix transcriptional regulator — MVKNRLLQIRLSLGYKKQKDFADFLGVAQANYNKWENNSSQPGIEFGLKVAGKLDMTFESIFYLEDEG, encoded by the coding sequence ATGGTTAAAAATAGATTATTACAAATAAGATTAAGTTTAGGGTATAAGAAACAAAAAGACTTTGCGGATTTTTTAGGAGTTGCGCAAGCTAATTATAATAAGTGGGAAAATAATAGTAGCCAACCAGGTATAGAATTTGGGTTAAAAGTTGCTGGAAAATTAGATATGACTTTTGAAAGTATATTTTATTTAGAGGATGAAGGGTAA
- a CDS encoding cobalt ABC transporter permease yields MKEFLLTTMLPILVQSIKAALLALIAYAGNEAVLFIRTKKEKVNQEIKSSGHEQDIKAAWEVWNMVEEKFRISDNVDKFVNSKADMFENLLMQKCPWLNKQDIEGLRFAIAGEFNKGKAAVLSSDDAAKQLQAENEKLQIEITNLNSKLNQVQNVVVQSR; encoded by the coding sequence ATGAAAGAATTTTTATTAACAACAATGTTACCTATTTTAGTACAAAGTATTAAGGCTGCTTTACTAGCTTTAATAGCTTATGCAGGAAATGAAGCAGTATTATTTATTAGAACAAAGAAAGAAAAAGTAAATCAAGAGATCAAGTCAAGTGGACATGAGCAAGATATTAAGGCAGCTTGGGAAGTATGGAACATGGTCGAAGAAAAATTTAGAATATCAGATAATGTTGATAAATTTGTAAATTCAAAGGCTGATATGTTTGAAAATTTATTGATGCAAAAATGTCCATGGTTAAACAAGCAAGATATAGAGGGCTTAAGGTTTGCTATAGCTGGAGAATTTAACAAAGGAAAAGCGGCTGTTTTATCAAGTGATGATGCAGCCAAACAGTTACAAGCAGAAAATGAAAAATTACAAATAGAAATTACTAATCTTAACAGTAAATTAAATCAAGTACAAAATGTAGTTGTACAAAGTAGATAG
- a CDS encoding peptidoglycan recognition protein family protein translates to MEIKEVYLQGQEEAYGYNNPNKIIIHHPEWHGDIQGLNDLMRGMDYYMIGYNYYVRMDGTVWKGRPDNVTGANCYGQNNCSLGVCFEGNFEVDTMPEVQFNSGVELIKYLKEKDNISEVGGHKKYFNTACPGKNFPLDRMLDAVNGTVINKQVASKPINNDGGFKEMDKVYKNGSTPEPVYQTEACNNQIGSLDPWELANAIGDVNGKIIVLYNTNSGKKVGFVKYRAGL, encoded by the coding sequence ATGGAAATAAAAGAAGTATATTTACAAGGGCAGGAAGAAGCCTACGGGTATAATAATCCTAACAAAATAATAATCCACCATCCAGAGTGGCATGGAGATATTCAAGGGTTAAACGACCTTATGCGTGGTATGGATTACTATATGATAGGTTATAACTATTATGTGAGAATGGACGGTACGGTGTGGAAGGGTAGACCAGATAACGTGACAGGTGCTAACTGCTATGGTCAAAATAATTGTTCTTTAGGTGTGTGTTTTGAGGGTAACTTTGAAGTTGACACGATGCCAGAGGTTCAATTTAATAGTGGGGTTGAACTTATTAAGTATTTAAAAGAAAAGGATAATATCAGTGAGGTTGGAGGACATAAAAAGTACTTTAATACTGCGTGTCCAGGAAAGAATTTTCCACTTGATAGGATGCTAGATGCAGTTAATGGAACAGTTATAAATAAGCAAGTAGCAAGCAAACCAATAAATAATGATGGAGGTTTTAAAGAAATGGATAAAGTATATAAGAATGGAAGTACACCAGAGCCAGTTTATCAAACAGAAGCTTGTAATAATCAAATAGGTTCCCTTGATCCTTGGGAATTAGCAAACGCTATAGGTGATGTAAATGGTAAGATAATTGTCTTATATAATACAAACAGCGGTAAAAAGGTTGGCTTTGTAAAGTATAGAGCAGGATTATAA
- a CDS encoding BhlA/UviB family holin-like peptide, whose protein sequence is MDELIKVALSQGLGYGLFVFLLLYVLKTTREREEKYQLLLDKTVDKLSIVEDIKEDVKEIKSRFK, encoded by the coding sequence ATGGATGAATTAATTAAAGTAGCTTTGAGTCAAGGGCTTGGTTATGGTTTGTTCGTCTTTTTACTATTATATGTGTTAAAGACAACAAGAGAGCGGGAAGAAAAGTACCAATTATTGTTGGATAAAACAGTAGATAAACTTAGCATAGTAGAAGATATAAAAGAAGATGTAAAAGAAATTAAGAGTAGATTTAAATAG